Below is a genomic region from Polypterus senegalus isolate Bchr_013 unplaced genomic scaffold, ASM1683550v1 scaffold_40, whole genome shotgun sequence.
AAGACTGAGGTTCTTACCCAGCCaagacacctggaaggaccagaaggTGGCATTTATGTCCTCCGGGCCATGaaggggcaaccaccctggattaggagaggaccacaggagaggagcaaggagggACCAGTGGCCACCGCAAGCCTCATGGAACCCGGAAACATTTACTTTGCCGCacctgggaagatggaggaagatccttccagggatgcccggagtgcttccgtgCAAGGGGCAGCACTTCCACAACACAAGGAAGTGCTGCCGTAAGgatgtcatcaagcacctggagcacatccaggtaggaataaaaggggccgcctccctacaatctaggagctggagtcgggagtgggagcaggacaaagctcccataAGGAGAGGAAGGGCAGCCAAGGACATCGAAAAGCAGCTCGGAAGAGgggggattggtgctgggagcactgtgtgttgtgtaaGGGACTGTGTATTTGGTGCTTAATAAAGGTGTGCTTTTATAAAGGtgtggtttctgactggtggtgtccgggcgtGTCTCACATCTTCTTTCTGAAAGTCTCTACCAATTGTGTTCAATGTTCTTGAGGTCTGTGGAATGCAGGGTCTCACTCCCTACAACCTTCTAATGAGTTACTGTAACTCAAGTATTTAGCCCCGCAGAAGGCCACAATATGATAGTATTTTAAGATTAACAGAGTGCCGTGTCCACACAGACGGTCATCTAGAAGGGTGTCACATGGAATTTCCAGCCTCTGCATTAACACCTGCTTTTGTGATTTCTTCAAGGACATATTCTGTGAACACATGGTGCTCAGTCAGTCTTAAACTGCTAACAACTTCTTCTTTGTTGTAACCATTTTGAAACAACTGAGCTTTCCAACATATTGTGTATCCATCCCAAAATAGCATCAAAGCGTTTTCCATCTTTTAAGTGCCTCCACGTTAGTTGGAATGGACGTAGTGCTATCAAGTCTTTAGCAGCCTACCACCTAAGATTAGGGAAATGTATTTAACAGTAAACGATTAACCAATAGGAACAGGTTCAGCTGGGCTGCCTTTGTCTTGACTGACATGTGATGAAACTATCATGAAAGCCGGTATTTTGACATAAAGAGTGTGCTTCTATTAAATGAGCCATTTGGAAATGGAAAAGTCATGTTGTGAAATAACAACGGTCTTTAAAAAGACCTTTCTGaactgtattaataataaaataaatgactttttataaaaaatagctaattttatttaattttgtattttttcacaatttattgacatttatactgtatatattagtgtactttttcatgtgattatttcatatttgccattttatttatttcattatgatACAAATGATATTCCATAGCAACCCTGAGCTAAAATCACGTAAATTagtttttccccacatcaagcaacctTCAATACCCAAGAAAGACTGGAATAGCCTATTGATGTTTGTCAGCCATTCTGGCCTGAGGTCTTCTGGATCTGACTCTACAAGCTTCACACAGCAATctttggagattttctgccattctcctCTGTAGATCCACTCAAGCTCTGCCAGGTAGGATGGAGATTGTCAGCTAGACAGCTACTTTCAGTTCTTCAGTTCAGTTTTAAGAGATGTTCAATTAGGTTCAAGCCCAGCATTGGGCTTAGTAACTCAGTTGTCCATAAACCATTCCTGtgtatttgttttgctttgaacCATGGTCCAGAGCACTTTGTATGAAGTTTTCATTGAGCATATCTCCATACTTtgttctgttcagctttccctcaaacatgactagtctcctagttccCATCATGCTTCACCACTGGAATAGGATTCTGCAAGTTATTGTTATTTCCACCAGCCATGATGCTAATCTTCATCAAATCAAAGAATCTTCTTACTCACAGCCAGAGAGTCCTTACCTGTGTCTTTTACttaaaagatttctgttttgccaCTCTATGATAAAGCACAGACCAGTAGAATGCTGCagtgatggctgtccttctggaagtttctcccatcgcTACACAGGTTCTCAGGCACTCAATCAGAATGATTTTTGGATTTTGGTCACCTCACCTACCAATGTCCTTCTCTCCAGATTGTTCAGTTTGATCAAGCAGCCAGGTTTGGGAAGAGTTGGTTTGTTCTGtttggttgttccaaacttcttctaaATAAGAACTGTGGAGGCCACTCTGCTCTTGAGAACCCCATAAGAGCTGCATCCTTTCCCATATCTGTGCATCAACACAATCCTGTCAGGCAACAATTCTTTTGAaatcatggcttggtttttgctcaactgtgAGATCTTCCAAAGATAGGTGTGCGCCTTACCTAATGAGTCCAAACAACTAAATTGACCATGGGTGgattccaaacaaggtgtagaaacatctccatgatgatcaatagaatggggtaCAAATAAGccaaagcaaagggtctgaaaattTGTGTTaacgtgatatttcagttttttagttttaataaatgttcaaaactcctaaaattctgcttttgctttattattctggggtactgagtgttgaTTGATTAGGGAAAgatgaatttaaaatgatttaagcttaaggctgcaacaaaatatgaaaaaaatggagTCTTAATAccttctgaatccattgtaagtATTCCTTGCCATGCCTCACTATCAGACATTTAGATCGCTGAACTTCTCTTAAAATACTGTAAGTATTAAAGAGTACACTTTATGGATACAGATCTGGAACATTGTAATGATGACAGAGTAGGCCACACAAAAGAACTTAGTCCAAATGCATGTCATGGGACATTATGGAACatgtttttatccatccatccatccatggttTTATAGATACCTTTTCATTTACAATGCTGTTTTCTAAAGCATGTTTTCCAAAATTCATGAAAGctttacttacatatatacaatacatacaagCAAGCATTGAGTCTGATTTCCAACACTTACTTGTCAAATTCTGCAGCCCTTGCCTGACTGCACAGCATTGCGTTACTTACCTTTAACAGTGAGCTTGACATCCTGTGGTGGTTGACCTGGAGGCAGGTAGCACCTATAATTCCCTTCGTctgttttttgaatatttaacAACACCAGTGAAAAATTTCCTTTAGCTATTTGTTCATTGTTTAACAAATAACGGTCTGGATATCCATGGACAATGTTGTTTTTCCCAGATGAGAACCTAACCACGGTAATATTTGgcgtctttttccatacaaaactGACAGTTTGCACATCTAGTGGCTTTGGTGCACTGACAACACAAGGGAGGAGCACATTGTTTCCAGAAATTCCAACAATGTTTTCAGGTAgcacttaaaaagaaaaagaaagaaaaaaaaacaaaaaaacaaaattagctcTCTGCGCATTCTGTTTTATGAAGTAACAGCCTGTGCTACCTATCTAATCAACTCaagttaaaatctaagtaatcaacatagacctcaacattaacatttgcagtgcaccatctattgggatgtaattttaaatgcatgtaataataaaatgtactgaatttgtcattccaacagatggaataTATGGTAAATGGGTTATGCTATCACCTTTAAAGCAAAGTGGCATCAGAAGGTGAACACAagcgcacacacagacacacacattagtgtcattgtagcttcaccaaatcctcaaatgttcatgtctttggatggaaaactgagcacactgtggaaacccactaggaaaaacatgcaaactctagacAGGGATCACAAGGAACGTGACTCCATGCAAGAttgcagtgctaccgctctgccaccgtgccacccatatgtgtaactattagcagtattcatgatttaaacaaagttaacgatttatctgtaaaatgtaacaaacatcgtttaatgcatttcatcataaaagtgatatcaagtgtAGCCAAAGTGTAAGGCTTAGATCGAGCTCAGGTAAAACGCGTACcgaaaagaaatctctcagtccaaaagtttgttttaaaattatttagtgaaagttaaaagcaaataatccacacaagaataaaagaaaaaatagttacacacatagaataaaaggcaaaaaaaggaaaaaatgtaccctctctaaacttagcttttcttgagaaactttagacatttctgtacttaaaagtgcataatttcttcttctgtactctTTAAGCATATGGCTTCATGCTTATATAAGCGCTTATCTTTACGAAGTTACTTCACACTTAAAGAGCCCATAGGCATGGGCACGGGACATGGTTTAAAACCGTAtccctctataccttacacatggTAAGGCTGTCTCTAActaaagaataatgtttagtcaaaactattagaaatggcaagaatataacaatacaattctacttacggggttttaggaacctccatAGATTATGCTTTGTCATTTTAGAAAAATGTCTATGAATCttataactaggaaaatggctcttacatcaagtataaatctaagaattctaaatatgcagagagctggaatattataaatttaatgtgttctgtgtggtgatctattgctgcttgctgctgctgtcaggtcaggaggaagccccagaagcgcgtaatgatttaacaactgggtcggatTTAAGGTGATGTTCATGGCGGTCTTAAAGaggacatttcgagtttaaagctgaaatttgcaCTTTagtcacaaaatagacattttcattatgtccttattttcttttctgtgtgtaCATTCTGATGATaatgtgaaggtgcaaaaaaaaaacaaaaagatgacccagaagatggtatgtgagacttttaaaatgtattgtgtcattactttggggaatatgcaatgcttataaaagcaccacaaatgcatttgtatgtcgccattttgcttcaccacattgaaccattcatcaaacatagaagcgcgcacatcgatcccggagAGTCATAAAAGcatagcaagaaattcaggctgaaattcagggtttgaatgtggagtgttatgacgatattccagaagaagatgacatgactgtatttggataaatgtatattgttgtacataaataaatataatagatcccttgaaaataagccctagtgcatcttttggagcaaaattAATATAAGATCCTGTCTTactttcggggaaacacggtatctGTGGTTTACTGAATATCATTATGAACACTTTGATGCcacataaaaagaattaaaaagctACATTATGAGTCAAAGAAGTAAACATTCTTCCCTACCATGTGGAAaaccataataaattatttttttttaagttttgttgacATGTACATTTAAATAGAAACAAGGACAAATTTGGATCTGCTTTTATTTCTCTGAAATATCCATTAACAGTCAGTGTGATTGCATTCACGCACATAACTGGATTAACATGAATAGCACGATTAAGGcaaaacctggtttcttaaaatcTGTGTTTACATGGGCACGTAATTGTCTGGAGTGCTCTTATTGGCTGGTAGCATCCCAAATTAGATGCTCACTGGTGGCCTTGGGAGGACCCACCCATTTGGGCTCAACATAAAGGGACAAATAAGCTGCAACAAATAATTCTATGCTATGTGAAGATATTACAGGAAATAAATTTGCAATATGATACATAAACCACACACCATGAGCGAGCTTTTCAGGGTGCACACAGTATCTATGTTTATGGATTTGGcatttcaaattcaaaattacCTGTCAACAGTATTGTTTAAGCAATGTTCATGGCTATCTTACATTTCTTTAGTAGTGTGCTTCATTGCCTTGTCATGTATGATTCTTGTTCATGTActttctttctgtccttgtcagcGTGTTTGAACTGGTGGCCATGTCACCTTCTTCATACATCACACAGGGGTCTTAATTTGAGCCGTTATACAGAGGCAGGCTTTGTACTGCCTGCTTTGTTATCCACAGGTATAAAAAGAAGgactacggtgggctggtgccctgcccggggtttgtttcctgccttgcgccctgtgttggctgggattggctccagcagaccccccgtgaccctgtagttaggatatagcgggttggataattgatggatggatggataaaaagaaGGATCACTccaacattttattacatttgggGAAATAAATAAGGATTTTATAAATTATGACAGATAGACAGTAAAAAACTGTATGATAAATACGTTCatataaatatgcatttttgtataaattgagtttgtattttcttcaaaTGTCTGGATGGGTTTCTTTCAGGGGCTGtggttttctctcacagtttaATGACAAGTGTGAAACATGTAGGTCAGGTGGATTAGCAaagctaaattggccatagtgagagtgtgtgtgtgttttcaccctgcaaTGCACTGATGTCCAGTCCAGATatcgttcctgccttgtgtccactTTTTGCTGGGATAGATTTCAGCTGCATTGTGACTCTACTCAGGATGAAGTgcctttagaaaatggatagatgggttATTTCAGGTATTGTAAATTACTATGGGGGTATTCTTAGAATTTAATATTAAGACtggatgaatatttaaaaatatgaattaaaatgtaAGTTAGAAATAATGGTTGTTTCCAAATAGTGGGAGGAGTTAAAACAGAGATGCTCAATATAAAGTTGTAGGAAAGTAGAGAAACTAGTAGATAGTCGAAATTGATGGTTATGTGCTCTTTGcacataaaaaagtttttttttttttttcttttttgttatttttttaatcatctaGAGAGGGACACTGGTTTATGTAGAAGACCATAATTGTTGGATGACCAGGGTGATCCTTGGACACCAGGCCATCacagaagaaaacacaaaattaacttAATTACAGTATTAAACATAAGattattgcaaaaaaaattaacaaagaagaaaaataaaataagcaaaaaaagaacataattaacaaaactaaaacaaaaagaaaaacagatcaggAATGAAgaagataaatggggagggttacgtcaggaagggcatctggtgtaaaattttacatttttcatatacgacagatgatccgctgtggcaaccccaaacgggagcagccgaaagaaaaagaagactaaGGACTTCTACCTTTCTGAAGTGATTACTGGTGtagaaatttataaatgataagtTTGAATTCTTTCAGCACCAGTAGTGAAATCTGTGAGGTTCTTAAAGGCTTTCAGGGGCTGAAGAACAACTGAATCTTCTGTTCTAAAATATCTGAACAAAGAGATACATTATTTCTGTTGGACCTTACCTCATACAACCAAAAATATATTTGAGTTGCAGAgaataaatgctgtttttaaaagtgATAACCAAAGGGAACCTCAAAAAACAGGCAAAGTATAAAACAAGGAGTTAAGAGTAACATACTTAAAATAAGATGTGAACTGAAAATTATCATGATAATCAAATAcaaaatcaatcagtcagtcagttattgtccaacccgctatatcctagcacagggtaaCAGGAGTCtgttgagccaatcccagccagcacagggcgcaatgcaggaacaaaccccgggtagggtgccaacccaccgcaggacacacacacacacacaccaagcacacactagggacaatttaagatcaccaatccacctaacctgcatgtctttggactgtgggaggaaaccggagcacctggaggaaacccacgtagacacggggagaacatgcaaactccacagagggaggacaCGGGAgaggtgtcaaggagaggaatgaagaaggtcagaggatagtggattttgccaaaagtatggacatggctgtggtgaatacatattttaagaagagggaggaacatagggtgacatacaagagtggaggaagatgcacacaggtagattacatcctatgcagaagagttgatctgaaggagactgaagactgcaaagtggtggtagGGGAAAGtgaagttaagcagcataggatggtggtctgtaggatgacgttggagatcaataagaggaagagagtgagggcagagccaatgatgaaatggtggaagttgaaaaaggaagactgcaaggttgagtttagggtggAGGTGAGACAgtcactgggtggcagtgaagagttagcagacagttgggcaactacagcagatgtagtaagggtgacagcaagaagggtgcttggcgtgacatctggaaagaggaaggagaaaaaggaaaccagggggtggaatgaggaaatacaggagagtatacagaggaagaggatggtgaagaagtgggatagtcagagagatgcagaaagtaggcaagagtacaaggagataaggtgcaaggtgaagagagaggtggcgaaggctaaagaaaacaataacaacaacatttatttatatagcacattttcatacaaaaaatgtagctcaaagtgctttacataatgaagaatagaaaaataaaaagacacagtaagaaaataaaataagtcaacattaattaacatagaataagagtaaggtccaatggccagggtggacagaaaaaacaaaaacaaaaaaaaactccagacggctggagaaaaaaataaaatctgtagggattccaattAGGCTGCCCAGTCTAAAGGCGTATgaggagttgtatgagaggttggacactaaatagggagaaaaggacctgtgggCGAGATAGAGGGATAGAGCTGGGAAAGAtctgcagcaggttagggtgataaaggataaagatggataCATACTCACAAGCTTGAGGAgagtatgttgagcagatggaaagagtactatgaaaggcttatgaatgaacagaatgagagagggaagaggttggatgatatgtactgtagatagtgaatcaggaagtgcaacagattagcaaggaggaagtatggacagctatgaagaggatgaagaatagaaaagcttttcgtccagatgacatacctgtggaagcatggaggtgtttaggagagatggcagtgaaatttttaaccatattgtttaatagtgtcttggaaagtgagaggatgcctgaggagtggagaagaagtgtaatggtgacgatatttaagaataaggggatgtgcaggactgtagtactacaggggaataaaattgatgaaccacagcatgaatttattgaaaagagtagtggaagctcagttaagaagtgaggtgatgattagtgagcagcagaatggtttcatgccaagaaagagcaccacagatgcaatgtttgctctgcaggtgttgatagagaagtttagagaaggacagaaggagttgcattgcgtctttgtggacctggagaaagcatatgacagggtgactggagcagtggtattgtatgaggaagtcaggagtggcagagaagtatgtaagagttgtactgGATATGTAAGAGGgaattgtgacagtggtgaggtctgcagtaggagtgacagatgaattcaaggtggaggtgggattacatcagggatcagctctgagccctttcttatttgcaatggtgatagacaggttgacagacgagataagACAGGAGTCCCATGAACTATGATGTttcctgatgacattgtaatctaaAGCGATAGGGAgcaggtcagtaggaacaatacagaatacatgtgtgtaaatgagagggaggtcagtggaatagtgaggatgcaaggaatagagttggtgaaggtggatgagtttaaatacagaaaaaaacaaaaac
It encodes:
- the LOC120519498 gene encoding CD276 antigen homolog, with product MRARHLHITLLLALNIMQVLPENIVGISGNNVLLPCVVSAPKPLDVQTVSFVWKKTPNITVVRFSSGKNNIVHGYPDRYLLNNEQIAKGNFSLVLLNIQKTDEGNYRCYLPPGQPPQDVKLTVKEPEAVVTEKSKSLGKEPGNTAVNLIPQKYVAFLISSSFLLYLVG